From the genome of ANME-2 cluster archaeon, one region includes:
- a CDS encoding signal peptidase I: protein MKSYSKLSRRPSILQVIIPLIITGLTAYVILNQLVFFAIITSGSMSPTLEVKDLVLMQNLKIDPQQGDIIMFETKEAKMPVIHRIYSGSENEIRTKGDAVELVDNWIIKKDQIQGEAMIFQGKPIVVKDIGEYLLFDPNNVRITKYGSEMYRVSQIIKNIKSLGLTIFIICILLYIFINFRSTGKSY, encoded by the coding sequence ATGAAAAGTTATAGCAAACTATCCAGAAGACCGAGCATCCTTCAAGTAATAATCCCATTGATCATTACTGGATTGACAGCGTATGTCATCCTAAATCAGCTTGTATTTTTCGCCATCATAACCTCAGGAAGCATGTCCCCGACCCTTGAAGTAAAGGACCTTGTTCTTATGCAAAACCTGAAGATCGATCCACAGCAGGGAGATATAATCATGTTTGAGACAAAAGAGGCAAAAATGCCAGTCATCCACAGGATATATTCTGGTTCGGAAAACGAGATCAGGACAAAAGGTGATGCTGTGGAATTAGTGGATAACTGGATAATTAAAAAAGATCAGATACAAGGGGAAGCGATGATATTTCAGGGCAAACCTATAGTGGTCAAGGATATTGGTGAATATTTACTGTTCGATCCGAATAATGTTCGAATTACCAAGTATGGATCTGAGATGTACAGGGTCAGCCAGATCATAAAGAATATCAAGAGTCTTGGTCTTACAATATTCATAATTTGTATATTGCTTTATATTTTCATAAATTTCAGATCCACTGGCAAAAGTTACTGA
- a CDS encoding RNA 3'-terminal phosphate cyclase → MINIDGSYGEGGGQIIRTAVALSAVTGTDVTISNIRSNRPKSGLKAQHMSAIRTAADMTGARISGLKSGSTELTFSPGVSTSGGIPGGYYKIDIGTAGSITLLLQCLMPIALAAQEPVSLDITGGTDVAWSPPIDYMAHVLLPVLETMGLKCNIKLQRRGYYPRGGGRVAAIIHPSALRAVDLDKEKEADTKKEEGMEKEWERGKEKEPCRVAGISHSSNLPPHVMQRQADAATAALEKAGYSSSIDTWAANSPSTGSGITLWCGHAGGSALGKRGLPAEKVGKAAAGEIITELGSGAAVDVHLADQLIPYIGLAGGGSLTVRDVSGHTRTNIWVVEQFLGVEFRIEEKKDVFKISL, encoded by the coding sequence TTGATCAACATCGACGGCTCCTACGGCGAAGGCGGCGGCCAGATCATACGCACGGCTGTTGCACTGTCTGCTGTTACAGGAACTGATGTAACGATCAGCAATATCCGCAGCAACAGACCGAAATCCGGACTGAAGGCCCAGCACATGAGTGCTATCAGGACGGCCGCTGACATGACTGGTGCCAGGATATCGGGACTGAAATCCGGTTCCACTGAACTTACATTCAGCCCGGGGGTTAGTACCTCGGGTGGTATTCCAGGCGGTTATTATAAAATAGATATCGGTACGGCAGGCAGTATTACACTACTTCTCCAGTGCCTGATGCCTATCGCCTTGGCAGCACAGGAACCAGTATCACTGGACATCACAGGTGGCACTGATGTGGCATGGTCACCTCCTATTGACTATATGGCCCATGTGCTGCTACCAGTACTTGAAACTATGGGATTAAAGTGTAATATTAAGCTTCAACGCCGGGGTTACTATCCCAGGGGCGGCGGCAGGGTCGCTGCTATTATTCACCCGTCGGCATTGCGGGCTGTGGACCTGGATAAAGAGAAAGAGGCGGATACGAAGAAGGAGGAGGGGATGGAGAAGGAGTGGGAGAGGGGGAAGGAGAAAGAACCCTGTAGAGTTGCAGGCATATCGCATAGTTCAAACCTGCCGCCCCACGTTATGCAGCGGCAGGCAGATGCAGCAACAGCAGCACTGGAAAAGGCAGGCTATAGTTCATCCATTGATACATGGGCAGCCAACTCCCCATCTACCGGCAGCGGGATAACCCTGTGGTGCGGGCATGCCGGCGGCAGTGCCCTGGGTAAGCGGGGGCTGCCTGCCGAGAAGGTGGGCAAGGCTGCTGCTGGAGAGATAATTACAGAACTGGGCTCGGGGGCTGCGGTGGACGTGCACCTTGCCGACCAGTTGATTCCGTACATAGGGCTTGCCGGGGGCGGTAGCTTAACGGTTCGGGATGTGTCCGGGCATACACGGACGAATATATGGGTGGTAGAGCAGTTTTTGGGTGTGGAGTTCAGGATAGAAGAAAAAAAGGATGTTTTTAAAATATCATTATGA
- a CDS encoding acetyl-CoA decarbonylase/synthase complex subunit gamma, whose amino-acid sequence MGGGDDILYRHQLTFFNQPALAVDVWDTMSVADLVMEYDVPLVLFSPDDLDTLKSLTATFLEMRREDLVLDPGTNPQGKSLRESFENFLMIRRAGIREGQRDIAFPLLAVPMTAYLANDDPVSASYWETVLASVFSVRYGDIMIVHSIEPYALLPELHIRDTIYTDPRTPVKVDPKVYEVGSPGKDSPVFVTTNFALTYYTVESDLASSGIDCYLLATDTDGLGVEAAVAGGQMTGQKVSDEFKRVGFDFGEMTAHNTVILPGLAARLQGDMEDASGLKVKIGPPDSGRIPGWMEKNWPLE is encoded by the coding sequence ATGGGGGGTGGCGATGATATACTATACCGTCACCAGCTTACATTCTTTAACCAGCCTGCACTTGCTGTGGATGTCTGGGATACCATGAGCGTGGCCGACCTGGTTATGGAGTACGATGTACCACTGGTACTATTCTCTCCTGACGACCTGGATACGTTAAAGAGCCTGACAGCTACGTTTTTGGAGATGAGACGTGAGGACCTGGTACTTGACCCTGGCACAAATCCGCAGGGGAAGTCGCTACGGGAATCATTTGAGAATTTCCTTATGATAAGGCGTGCCGGAATCAGGGAAGGGCAGCGTGATATTGCTTTCCCGCTGCTGGCAGTGCCTATGACGGCATACCTTGCCAATGACGACCCTGTTTCTGCCAGTTACTGGGAGACCGTACTGGCATCGGTATTCTCGGTGCGTTACGGTGATATCATGATAGTACACAGTATCGAGCCTTATGCCCTGCTGCCGGAGCTGCATATCAGGGATACTATCTACACTGACCCGAGGACGCCTGTAAAGGTGGACCCAAAGGTGTATGAGGTGGGTTCGCCTGGCAAGGATTCTCCTGTTTTCGTGACAACCAACTTTGCATTGACCTATTATACTGTAGAGAGCGACCTGGCCAGTAGCGGTATTGACTGTTACCTGCTGGCTACCGATACTGACGGCCTTGGTGTGGAAGCTGCGGTGGCAGGCGGGCAGATGACAGGGCAGAAGGTGTCTGATGAGTTTAAGAGGGTTGGTTTTGATTTCGGCGAGATGACCGCTCACAATACGGTCATTCTTCCGGGACTGGCTGCCCGCTTGCAGGGTGACATGGAGGATGCCAGCGGATTGAAGGTTAAGATAGGACCGCCAGATAGTGGTAGGATACCTGGCTGGATGGAGAAGAACTGGCCTTTAGAGTGA
- the ccsA gene encoding cytochrome c biogenesis protein CcsA: MFTGRIKTSIQLLRTAAFSATLAVLLLAFAFIFLDFSLFYVWQHSSAELPVFYRLAAILVGQEGTYLIWAWLSIIVVLLYTELHGIHDRTAMITNVYALICCAFLLVMTITMTPFRSIFAVSGASMPTSGNSISPELIDILMPLHIFTTFIAYAFTIIPAAMSLAYLTKKKNMPDSKNYLRIAWLFLSICIIVGAIWADRLLGWNGFWQWDPIQALSLCTWLLLTAALHAVVRLNVGEYNRLFPLLCIGTFLGSLYMTLLARSDVFGSIHSFPGTPTWWMIVVFMAIVIVFSLIMALRPDKTEYTTSDSIYIFKPSNTFYFTILILIMMAFIAFWGPTVYLILGYMGREIIIPMEFYNILFYPLVVVLSYLTGICLLYGRVRSRTLAYVGIIYFTISIILAVAVPYGTHSVAASYTGSSFEKILGSISVTSYIPAFFFVTGSVIFKMVRDLKVNNKTALIHLNGINLIHVGFVFIVLGAILSTSFATSHHFSYSLSEKGEYKEDEGIVLRFLDYRVEKIGSDWYQTVDVEIFDDSEYKASPVFLKSRQFGYITRPEVRHGLLSDTQIEFHGTLPHQIELETIEINIKKQPFAIFMWSGCVLLIVGVLLTLSSDVIRRKGWILSYLKFVMSKPVSDILPFETKECKILTLSIPVAVIIGTVIAIFVYEMLGYLYAFYVILGGAVIVSVITYLLKFRKS, translated from the coding sequence ATGTTTACCGGTAGAATAAAAACAAGCATCCAGCTATTAAGAACCGCAGCTTTTTCAGCAACACTTGCTGTGCTGTTGCTGGCATTTGCCTTTATATTCCTGGATTTCAGTCTGTTCTATGTCTGGCAGCATAGCAGTGCAGAACTTCCGGTTTTTTATCGGCTGGCTGCTATACTGGTAGGCCAGGAGGGAACGTATTTGATATGGGCATGGCTTTCCATCATAGTAGTACTGCTGTATACAGAACTGCATGGGATACACGACCGGACAGCTATGATCACTAATGTATATGCCTTAATATGCTGTGCTTTTTTGCTTGTCATGACAATTACAATGACACCTTTTAGATCAATATTCGCAGTAAGTGGAGCTTCAATGCCTACTTCAGGAAACAGCATCAGCCCGGAGCTTATTGATATTTTAATGCCGCTGCATATTTTCACGACTTTTATAGCATATGCGTTTACAATCATTCCTGCTGCCATGTCACTGGCTTATCTCACAAAAAAGAAGAATATGCCGGATAGTAAAAATTATCTCCGTATAGCATGGTTATTTTTGAGTATTTGTATAATCGTAGGCGCTATATGGGCTGATCGTCTTTTAGGCTGGAACGGTTTCTGGCAGTGGGACCCGATACAAGCGCTTTCATTGTGTACATGGCTTTTATTGACAGCTGCCTTGCATGCTGTTGTTCGGTTGAATGTGGGGGAATATAATAGATTGTTCCCACTGTTATGTATCGGGACATTTCTTGGATCTTTATATATGACTTTATTAGCAAGAAGCGATGTTTTTGGTTCCATCCACAGCTTTCCCGGAACACCCACGTGGTGGATGATTGTTGTTTTTATGGCAATTGTTATTGTTTTTTCATTAATTATGGCTTTAAGGCCTGATAAGACTGAATACACTACATCAGACAGTATTTATATTTTTAAACCATCAAATACTTTTTATTTTACCATATTGATATTGATCATGATGGCGTTTATTGCCTTCTGGGGACCGACAGTGTATTTAATTCTCGGTTATATGGGCCGGGAGATAATTATTCCAATGGAATTTTATAATATATTGTTTTATCCCCTCGTTGTGGTCCTGTCTTATCTTACCGGTATCTGCTTGCTGTACGGAAGAGTGAGGAGCCGCACACTGGCATATGTTGGCATTATTTATTTCACCATATCCATTATACTCGCTGTAGCAGTACCGTACGGCACCCATTCTGTAGCAGCATCCTATACTGGTTCATCTTTTGAAAAGATATTAGGCTCAATTTCTGTTACTTCTTATATACCTGCTTTTTTCTTTGTTACAGGTAGTGTTATATTTAAAATGGTCAGAGATTTAAAGGTAAATAATAAAACAGCATTAATTCATCTAAATGGAATCAATCTTATTCATGTTGGATTTGTTTTCATTGTTCTTGGTGCCATTCTAAGCACTTCCTTTGCGACTTCGCACCATTTTAGTTATAGTTTATCCGAAAAGGGTGAATATAAAGAAGATGAAGGTATAGTTTTGCGGTTTTTGGATTATAGAGTTGAGAAGATAGGTTCGGACTGGTATCAAACCGTAGATGTTGAAATATTTGACGATAGTGAGTATAAAGCAAGTCCTGTTTTTTTGAAAAGTCGACAATTTGGATATATTACCCGCCCGGAAGTAAGACACGGTTTGCTTTCAGATACCCAGATTGAATTCCATGGAACTCTGCCACACCAGATTGAGCTTGAAACTATCGAAATAAATATTAAAAAGCAGCCATTTGCAATTTTTATGTGGAGTGGATGTGTGCTGCTGATCGTAGGTGTGTTACTCACACTTTCATCTGATGTTATTCGCAGAAAAGGATGGATATTGTCATACCTGAAATTTGTCATGAGTAAGCCTGTATCTGATATTCTACCTTTTGAAACAAAAGAATGTAAGATATTAACTTTATCTATTCCGGTAGCTGTTATCATAGGAACTGTCATAGCCATCTTTGTGTATGAAATGCTGGGTTATTTGTATGCTTTTTATGTGATTCTGGGCGGGGCTGTTATCGTATCTGTAATTACTTATCTATTAAAATTCAGAAAATCTTGA
- a CDS encoding Hsp70 family protein codes for MAKVIGIDLGTTHSAMAVVDETGRPKIIMNSEGNSTTPSVVLFRDEEVVVGGRAKRAAIAEPYNVALATKRHMCKPEWEFTDDKERTHRPEGVSALILKKLKQDAEKQLGEEINEAVITVPAYFQDMERNRTKTAGELAGLKVLRIINEPTAAAIAYGLENLGQEKLVMVYDLGGGTFDITFMKVTGQKIRVITSDGDKFLGGVDFDAALVEYFSDQFKEKHGTDPTKDLRTYQDFYSRAEEAKIDLSADTVTYVSLSAFGKTLDIELERDQFEDLIRPRLQNSIDLVQEALDAASEKLGKQMGWNDVDNILLVGGSTRIPLVQKMVEELTGKTPDVGVNPDEVVAIGASVVAAHGVGKQVVDANLDTVPSLEIGDVTPHSLGICITDSETGKDLNSIIIKKNHKIPAQESRPYTTRFDNQTSVWIIVLQGEDDDPEYCTIIGDKDGYVLSDIPPMPKGVPEIRTTMTYDKENMIHITAEELSTGKKLDIVINNPSLLTEKQQESIAKEIAGMTVK; via the coding sequence ATGGCAAAAGTAATTGGAATAGATCTCGGTACGACACATTCGGCGATGGCGGTTGTAGATGAAACAGGTAGGCCGAAAATCATCATGAATAGCGAAGGAAATAGCACTACCCCTTCAGTAGTCTTATTCCGTGACGAAGAGGTAGTAGTTGGAGGAAGAGCTAAACGTGCTGCCATCGCAGAACCGTATAATGTAGCTTTGGCTACAAAACGCCATATGTGCAAACCTGAATGGGAGTTTACTGATGATAAAGAGAGGACGCATAGACCGGAAGGAGTTTCAGCCCTAATCCTTAAGAAATTAAAGCAAGACGCTGAAAAGCAGCTTGGAGAGGAAATTAATGAAGCTGTGATTACAGTACCCGCATATTTTCAAGACATGGAACGAAATAGAACCAAAACTGCTGGAGAGTTGGCTGGGCTTAAGGTCTTAAGGATAATCAATGAGCCAACAGCTGCTGCAATCGCCTACGGTTTAGAAAATTTGGGGCAGGAAAAGCTGGTAATGGTATATGACCTTGGTGGCGGCACCTTCGACATAACGTTTATGAAGGTTACTGGTCAGAAAATTCGGGTTATAACTTCTGATGGAGATAAGTTTTTGGGGGGTGTGGACTTTGATGCTGCGCTGGTCGAGTACTTCTCGGATCAATTTAAAGAGAAGCATGGCACAGACCCCACAAAGGATCTCAGGACATATCAGGATTTTTATAGTCGTGCTGAGGAGGCAAAAATCGATCTATCAGCAGATACAGTGACCTATGTGAGCCTTTCAGCTTTTGGCAAGACACTGGACATTGAACTTGAGAGAGATCAATTTGAGGATCTTATCCGCCCTCGATTACAGAATAGCATAGATCTGGTCCAAGAAGCGCTTGATGCTGCGAGTGAGAAACTCGGAAAACAAATGGGTTGGAATGACGTAGATAACATACTCCTCGTTGGCGGTTCAACTCGGATACCATTGGTACAGAAAATGGTTGAGGAACTGACAGGAAAAACGCCTGATGTTGGCGTAAATCCAGATGAGGTTGTAGCTATAGGCGCGTCAGTAGTTGCTGCTCATGGAGTTGGGAAACAGGTTGTCGATGCAAACCTTGATACTGTGCCATCGTTGGAGATCGGGGACGTAACCCCTCATTCCCTCGGAATTTGTATTACAGATTCAGAAACCGGCAAGGATCTTAACTCCATCATCATCAAAAAAAATCATAAGATACCGGCACAAGAGTCAAGACCATATACCACGAGGTTCGATAATCAAACTAGTGTATGGATAATAGTTCTTCAGGGCGAGGACGATGATCCCGAATATTGTACTATCATAGGTGACAAAGATGGGTACGTCCTATCTGATATCCCACCAATGCCTAAAGGCGTTCCTGAGATCAGGACAACCATGACTTATGATAAAGAAAATATGATTCATATTACTGCTGAGGAGTTATCTACCGGCAAAAAGTTGGATATAGTTATAAACAATCCATCGCTTCTTACTGAGAAACAACAGGAAAGTATTGCAAAGGAGATTGCTGGTATGACTGTTAAGTGA
- the gltA gene encoding NADPH-dependent glutamate synthase encodes MPVLERQDMPRQDPEKRRSNFDEVALGYSHEQAVNEASRCIQCKKPLCVAGCPVEIDIPAFIKYIADEDMESAINELKSMNALPAICGRVCPQETQCEEVCVLAKKGEPVAIGRLERYAADWELENKLGEPEKPESTGKKVAVVGSGPAGLTAAAELAKMGHSVNLMEALHKAGGVLVYGIPEFRLPKSIVQKEVEYIERLGVDIHLNSVIGMVETVDELLDEYDAVFLGTGAGLPSFMNIDGENLSGVYSANEFLTRVNLMKAYQFPDYDTPVKKGHKVVVVGGGNVAMDAARCAVRLGAEEVTVVYRRGDDEMPARREEIENAKEEGVIFKLLSNPTRILGDEKNWVRQMECLNMELCEPDESGRCRPVPIEGSEHILDVNIVIIAVGTSPNPLIPMTTSSLETSKWGTIIADDNGATSKTGVFAGGDVVTGAATVISAMGAGKIAAKAIDKYLNSNNL; translated from the coding sequence ATGCCAGTGTTAGAACGACAGGATATGCCAAGACAGGACCCTGAAAAGAGGCGTTCCAACTTTGATGAAGTAGCACTGGGATATTCCCATGAACAGGCTGTAAATGAGGCAAGCAGGTGCATCCAGTGCAAGAAACCTTTGTGTGTGGCCGGGTGCCCGGTAGAGATCGACATCCCTGCTTTTATTAAGTATATAGCAGATGAAGATATGGAAAGTGCTATTAATGAGCTGAAGTCCATGAATGCACTTCCAGCCATCTGTGGTCGCGTATGCCCTCAAGAGACCCAGTGTGAGGAGGTCTGCGTGCTGGCAAAGAAGGGTGAACCCGTTGCCATCGGCAGACTGGAGCGTTATGCTGCTGACTGGGAACTGGAGAACAAGCTGGGGGAACCGGAAAAACCCGAATCGACAGGTAAGAAGGTGGCCGTAGTAGGTTCAGGTCCGGCAGGGCTGACCGCTGCTGCCGAACTGGCAAAGATGGGGCACAGTGTGAACCTGATGGAGGCCCTGCACAAGGCAGGAGGCGTATTGGTCTATGGCATACCAGAGTTCAGGCTGCCCAAATCCATTGTCCAGAAGGAAGTCGAATACATAGAAAGACTGGGTGTTGATATCCACCTCAATAGTGTGATCGGTATGGTAGAGACCGTGGATGAACTACTGGATGAGTATGATGCCGTATTCCTCGGCACCGGTGCCGGGTTGCCCAGCTTCATGAACATCGACGGTGAGAATCTCAGTGGTGTTTATTCTGCAAATGAATTCCTGACAAGGGTTAACCTGATGAAGGCATACCAGTTCCCTGATTATGATACTCCTGTCAAAAAGGGCCATAAGGTAGTGGTTGTGGGTGGAGGGAATGTTGCAATGGACGCTGCCAGGTGTGCGGTTCGCCTGGGTGCCGAAGAAGTGACTGTAGTGTATCGCCGCGGAGATGATGAGATGCCGGCCAGGCGTGAGGAGATTGAGAATGCAAAAGAGGAAGGCGTTATTTTCAAGCTCCTGTCAAACCCCACACGGATACTTGGTGATGAGAAGAACTGGGTAAGGCAGATGGAATGCCTGAATATGGAGCTATGCGAGCCCGATGAATCAGGACGTTGCAGGCCCGTACCTATAGAAGGTTCTGAACATATCCTTGATGTGAATATAGTGATAATAGCAGTAGGGACATCTCCAAATCCGCTTATCCCGATGACTACTTCTAGCCTTGAGACCTCGAAATGGGGTACAATAATAGCAGATGATAACGGTGCCACTTCTAAAACCGGGGTATTTGCCGGTGGAGATGTGGTAACAGGGGCTGCTACAGTCATAAGTGCCATGGGTGCAGGTAAGATTGCTGCTAAGGCTATTGACAAATATCTTAATTCGAATAATTTATAA
- a CDS encoding sulfide/dihydroorotate dehydrogenase-like FAD/NAD-binding protein, with protein sequence MPFEIIEKSQIVPTIHNMIIFAPRIARKARAGQFIILRIDDAGERIPLTIADFDREKGTITTIFQEMGKTTARLSEMNAGECLLDFVGPLGKPSEIEQVGTVVCVGGGVGVAPVYPIARAHKEAGNKVISIIGSRSADLLLWEEKMRDVSDELFITTDDGTKGHHGFVTDVLKELLEGSESISLVVAIGPPIMMRTVAGVTHPFGVKTVVSLNSIMVDGTGMCGSCRVLVGGETKFACVDGPEFDAHEVDFTLLMNRLQMYQDEEQLAMEHYKKCEQEGCQC encoded by the coding sequence ATGCCATTTGAGATAATTGAAAAAAGCCAGATAGTTCCAACAATACACAATATGATCATTTTTGCACCCAGGATAGCTAGAAAAGCCCGGGCAGGCCAGTTCATCATTCTGAGGATAGATGATGCAGGAGAGCGAATTCCCCTGACTATTGCTGATTTTGACCGCGAGAAGGGCACAATAACCACAATCTTCCAGGAGATGGGAAAGACCACAGCTCGGTTATCTGAAATGAACGCCGGAGAATGCCTGCTCGATTTCGTGGGCCCCCTTGGCAAGCCTTCAGAGATAGAGCAGGTAGGTACAGTAGTATGTGTGGGTGGCGGCGTGGGTGTGGCCCCTGTATATCCTATTGCCCGAGCCCACAAGGAAGCTGGCAACAAAGTAATATCCATTATAGGTTCCCGCAGTGCAGACCTGCTGCTGTGGGAGGAAAAGATGCGGGATGTAAGTGATGAACTGTTTATTACAACCGATGACGGCACCAAGGGGCACCATGGTTTTGTTACAGATGTGCTAAAAGAACTGCTCGAAGGCAGTGAATCCATTTCCCTTGTGGTTGCCATCGGACCTCCTATAATGATGCGCACCGTGGCCGGGGTAACCCATCCATTCGGTGTGAAAACCGTAGTAAGTCTAAACAGTATCATGGTAGACGGCACTGGCATGTGCGGTTCATGCAGAGTGCTGGTTGGCGGCGAGACCAAGTTCGCATGCGTAGACGGGCCGGAATTCGATGCACATGAGGTCGATTTTACTTTGCTCATGAACAGGTTGCAGATGTACCAGGATGAGGAGCAGCTTGCTATGGAACACTACAAAAAATGTGAACAGGAAGGATGCCAGTGTTAG
- a CDS encoding FAD-dependent oxidoreductase, translating to MTKKVAIIGAGAVGMTVATYLKRHTDYDVLVFSSDTHTAYSQCGMPFVLEGIISEFPDLIVRPPDTFIEMGIDLHLNTEVRHIDAKSQKVISDSGVFEYDHLVIATGSTPVIPPIPGIHLSGVFTLQTLSDGMDIKFNINDNSRVVVIGADGIGIEVAASLVRRGINTTLIGTLAQVLPLTLDPDMASFIEQHLISMGIRVMTCTSVDSVNGKQRVESVSAGGETLPTDVVIVTSGLKPLTSVARKAGYDIGTTGGIVTDEGLRVSMDGEFQDNVYSGGECAQVFDLITGSPVISRLGSAARRMARVIGGNLAGKDAVYPPTLSPGVVVAGHLVAGSVGITSHTAKVHDINIISGSSKGYSRAGYYPGAMPLFVKLLFSKKKLVGAQVVSSEGVKERIDALSLAIRMGAEVDDLLDWETSYSPPVAMVIDPVTFAADDAKNKMEGIA from the coding sequence ATGACAAAGAAAGTGGCTATTATTGGTGCAGGTGCCGTGGGGATGACTGTAGCCACCTATTTGAAACGGCATACGGATTATGATGTTTTGGTATTTTCATCGGACACTCACACTGCGTACAGCCAGTGCGGGATGCCCTTCGTACTGGAAGGTATTATATCTGAATTCCCTGACCTGATAGTAAGGCCGCCAGATACCTTTATTGAAATGGGTATAGACCTGCATCTTAACACAGAGGTCAGGCACATAGATGCCAAAAGCCAGAAAGTGATATCAGATTCTGGTGTTTTTGAATATGATCATCTGGTGATCGCTACTGGTAGTACACCTGTTATCCCGCCCATCCCCGGAATTCACTTAAGCGGTGTGTTCACCCTGCAAACGCTATCGGATGGCATGGACATCAAGTTTAATATTAATGATAACAGCAGGGTGGTGGTTATTGGTGCGGATGGGATAGGGATCGAAGTTGCAGCATCCCTTGTCAGGAGAGGGATTAATACCACATTGATAGGAACCCTGGCCCAGGTGCTTCCACTGACCCTTGATCCAGATATGGCATCATTTATAGAGCAGCATCTTATCTCGATGGGTATCAGGGTAATGACATGTACCAGTGTGGATTCTGTGAATGGAAAACAAAGGGTGGAATCGGTCAGTGCGGGGGGTGAAACACTGCCGACTGATGTTGTTATAGTGACTTCCGGACTAAAGCCCTTGACATCGGTTGCCAGGAAGGCTGGCTATGATATAGGTACTACAGGCGGCATTGTGACCGATGAGGGACTGAGGGTGAGCATGGATGGAGAATTCCAGGATAATGTTTATTCAGGTGGTGAGTGCGCCCAGGTGTTTGATCTCATCACGGGTTCGCCTGTTATCAGCAGGCTGGGTTCGGCTGCCCGGAGGATGGCACGGGTTATTGGCGGGAACCTTGCCGGTAAGGATGCTGTCTATCCACCTACATTAAGCCCGGGTGTGGTGGTGGCGGGGCATCTGGTGGCAGGTTCGGTGGGTATTACCTCGCATACGGCAAAAGTCCACGACATTAACATAATCAGCGGTAGTTCAAAGGGATATTCCAGGGCCGGTTATTATCCGGGTGCTATGCCCCTGTTCGTTAAACTATTGTTCTCAAAAAAGAAGCTTGTAGGCGCACAGGTGGTGTCGAGCGAGGGTGTTAAGGAGAGGATAGATGCTCTCAGCCTTGCCATACGTATGGGTGCAGAAGTCGACGACCTGCTGGATTGGGAGACCTCATACTCGCCGCCGGTTGCCATGGTCATCGACCCGGTAACGTTTGCGGCCGATGATGCAAAAAATAAGATGGAAGGTATAGCTTGA
- a CDS encoding RNA 2'-phosphotransferase, whose amino-acid sequence MIRKCPKHGFFRGEVCQCGEAGSYVLDDERTERMGRFLSGALRHFPDDLGLAMNQHGWVDIDVLVDVMMTRYPWASHNRLIAIVESDKKDRYQLSGKNIRARYGHSVIINLDFPENDLEFVYYGASQEEADMIQEMGIKPVRQRYVHLSSTYEKAVEAASVHTENPVIFRVDAFAATEGGVEMMGVNKFIVLSEEIPPEYLEITEPES is encoded by the coding sequence ATGATACGAAAGTGTCCGAAACATGGTTTTTTCAGAGGAGAAGTATGTCAATGCGGCGAAGCTGGCAGTTATGTGCTGGATGATGAGCGCACTGAACGAATGGGCCGGTTCCTTTCCGGAGCATTGCGGCATTTTCCGGATGACCTTGGGCTGGCCATGAACCAGCATGGTTGGGTGGATATTGATGTGCTGGTGGATGTTATGATGACAAGATATCCCTGGGCATCCCATAACAGGTTGATAGCAATTGTGGAATCTGATAAGAAGGACAGGTACCAGCTATCAGGCAAAAATATCAGGGCCAGATACGGACACTCGGTTATCATTAACCTGGATTTTCCTGAGAACGACCTGGAGTTTGTATATTACGGTGCCAGCCAGGAAGAAGCAGATATGATACAGGAGATGGGGATCAAGCCTGTACGCCAGAGATATGTGCACCTGAGTTCCACTTATGAGAAAGCCGTGGAGGCTGCCAGTGTACATACTGAGAATCCGGTTATCTTCAGGGTAGATGCCTTTGCTGCTACGGAAGGTGGTGTGGAAATGATGGGGGTGAACAAGTTTATCGTGCTGTCCGAAGAGATACCGCCCGAGTACCTGGAAATCACCGAGCCGGAATCATAA